The genomic window ATCACAGCTCAAGTGTTCACATGCACAACTCGACCCCctaaataaacaaaaaaaaaacccacagGCATAAGCAAGAACAAGGCGACACATTCTCAGCACTGGTCATGATCAGGTGACTACACACTGACTGATCTGTCTGTCCATGGCCATTGCCATCACATGACGCTGCACCCAGCGTTGGGGTCCTCGCAGcagggctgctgctgctgctggtggtagTACGGCTGCTGGCCGCCGCCGTAGTGCCACCCCTGGTTGTCGTACACGGGCACGCCGTAGTACCCGCCGGGCGCAGCCGGCTTGCTGCACCGGCAGTACTGGTacccgccgcagccgcagccgtaTCCGCCGCCATAGTAGGACGACGGCTCGTAGCCCGCGTTGTAGCTGTAGCCGGACACGGACCCGGCCGGCGCGGGCCAGATGGACGGCACGGCCACCCCCTGCGAGGCCGGGACGGGCGGCACCATCATCATCGGCGGCATGATCGGCTCGCCGCGCGGCGGCTCGGGCCCGGCCTTGGACGCCATCATCTTCTCGAGGAGCGGGGCGAGGTCGGCCTTGCTCATGCCGGCCGGCATGGGCATAGCCTTGCCGGGCTTCGCGGTCGACGCGGGGGCCGCGTCGTCTAACTCGAACTTGACCTTCTTTTCCGGCTTCGCGTCCTTGTTAGTTTTCTCCTTGTCCGGCTTCGCCTCCTTGTCCACCTTGGCCTCCTTCTTCCCCGCCTTGGCGGCCTCCTTGTCCGGCTTGGCGTCCTTGACCTTCTCCGGCTTGCCGGCATCCTTCTCGGCCGGTTTAGCGGCCTTGGGCTTATCGCCGCCGTCCTTGTCCTTCGACTCCTCCTTGCCTTTAATGTTCATCTCCTTGATGATCCAGCCGGCCTTGCAGCAGAGCTTCTTGCAGACCTTCTCAGCGTCGAACGGCCCGGAAATCTTCACGGCATTGCTCTTCTCGTCGAAGGAGATCGTCTTGATGCCCAACTTGTCTGTGAAACCCAATCAATCAcaatcagccatgctcatgcaAGGTCATCAACACAAACTTCGTAACACCAGCTGACAGGTGGGGCCAAGAGTAGTCAGGTTGAATGCTCATCCAGAGCATTGGGCCCATATGTCAGCGATCGTACTAGGTAATGTGACTGGTCCTGTCAAACTGCTAACTGCAGAGGCCTTTGCATTGGTGAATGGTGACGAGAGTGATATAATACTCTACCTTGGATCTTGCAGAGGACTCTTCTGATCTTCTTGTAGCATCGCTCGCATTCAAGGTCAACCTTGAGGACGATCGTGGAGATCTGCGATGAGATCGAAGGATTAAATGATGGTAAATGCAGTACTATTGCAAGTAGATCCAGTAGCAGTACTACAACAGGTTTAATACTCCGGTTcaattgttatttttttatttatggaGTTATAAACATGGCCTaatcattttctttaaaaagcAGAACCTTATCATTTTCTAAAAGAAACAGAACCTAATAGAATGAACTCATAGACATGGAAAAGACTTTATATAGTATATACTTCATGTTCATTACTAGTTACTAATACTAtagtcttttttgtttttcatgtGTCCTGGATCCTGATAAAACAAAATGAGAAGCAGCATGCGGATGAGTGTGGAAACTGTTGGTTATGGTAAACATATAATGGCACTTCTAGTTTCTTGGAATTTCCAGCATCTTGGAGGGACGCTCAAAAAACCATTTCTAGGCGAACATGAACAAGCGAAGAGCAATTCAGGTTTCAGACAGTGAGTCTTATGATTTTATTCTTTTGCGAAGAGGAACGAATCTTATGTTTGAAAGAGTGGGCATAGGGATGTGAAAAGGACATTAGCATAATAAAGTTTTTGTAGCTTTGTTCAAAAGATTCTGTGAAAACACAGACAGATGAACAAAACAAACGTGTGCCTTCATCTTCTTCGCATGGAAGTGGTtggggaaaaggaaaggagttCTGATCAGAGTCACTCAGGGTCAAAGATATTTGCTTGCTCTGTACTTCACTTGTCATACTTCTGGTTGAGTGCTTCACACTTTTTAGGCTACTATTCATGTTCAGACCAAAAACGGTGCGCATCAAGATATCAACCTCCAACAAACTTTCAAGTGTCTCTATCAAACATAAAACTGGCTTCCAAAAGAACATGTATTCTCATATCAGAAAAATACCATTTTTGGGGGGTACATCTGAACTCTGTTCTGAAGTTCTGACCATAAACCCGATGTGAACTCTAATCCTAAAAACGCAAACAGAATAAAAGAAAGACCCAAAAGAAACACAGAGATCAACACCATTGAATCACGAGGAGTTGCACAATTCCTCTCCTCCTCAGTAACAAGACATAGACATTTCTTCTACCAGATAGAAATTGGGAGCGCAGGCAAAGAAGATCAACAACACTCATCATGCAGAGGAAACTGAAAAACAAAACAACGAAACGAAGAAGCATCAGGTTCCATCGATGTTCCTCTTCTTACCTTGTCCGCCATATCAATGGCGCTCGAAGCTGCGTCACCTTCCTAGTCTGGACTCCGGAATGGCGGCtgccgagagagggagagaaagaagggAAAAGATACACGGaagggaggaggtggtgggtgCGGCGTTTTAAACCTGAGCTTGAGCACGCACCGGCAATCAATCTAAGCACCATCCCCGGCCACCGACGCGTGGGCCCTCGGTCCTCGCAGCCCTTTGACCCTTATTAGCTGTGCAGCATGTGGAGGCCTTGCCAGTCGGTGGACCTCTCCCTCTGCGTTTGGGCACACACGTCTCACAGGAAATCACATCATAGAACAGAACTAGAATCTAGAGAGCAAATGGGGAAAAAAACGTTGTTGAAGTGGTACTGCACACATTTCTGATTTCTCCAAACAAAGTGCTAAAAGAGAAATGACACGGAATTACGGAGAGCTGACAAGAGtgccaaaagaaaaggaaagaagagagaaggtAGTTAGAAAATTTCGTAGCGTATGACTTGAGCAGGTGAGGTGATGCTAGCAGCAGTGATGCGAGCCTCTGTTCCGGAGCGTGCGTACAGCCAGGCCGGGAAAGGGAACGAAGCCCAGCGAACCACGGGCGGGCGCCACCGAAATGGACAGCGTCCCGATGATGAGGTTTCGCAGTGGACGGTAGCGACGGGCGCACAGGGTAAGGGGAAATTTGTTTGGCAGATCTATATAGTTTATTCTCAAGAATTATTAAAGAAttattttcaattaaaaattattttttaaaaaatcactctcAATAGAAAATTTAAATCAGTAAAAACTCTATTAATCAGCTGATCTCGTCTAGTTCGATGCGGCCGCGGCGGCAGGAGTTGGTGGTGAGCGCGTGCCGCTCTGCGCGGGCAGTTGGGATGGCGCCAGAACGGCACTGAATGGAGGTGACTCGAGCACGAGAAGCAATTAGTTTCGGAAGGAATTTTCTGTTTTATATTTGGCCAAAGTTTTCTCTGTCCCTGACAGCTTGAGTTCTTTCTTATCCAAAGATCATTCAGAGGATCAGAGGAGGTACTGGCGTACTGCATTGCAAACCACGCTTAGACCATCCTAActatatatttttcattttgttttcttcttgattCTGTTTTCCGTTTTTAtcctctttattttctctcatctctaacaatTTTCATTCAAAAGGAAtcataaaaggaaagaaaagagaatctCGATCTAAAGAAAATAATCTGAGAATCACATCGTGAAAAAAATCGTGAAAGAAAACCGTTATAATATTGAAGGAGATAAAAATTACTTCACGACGGCTCGAAGAAAAACCGTTGGGACTAGCATTATTTTTCTGAGCGCTTTGAGCGGCCTTCTTTTGTGCACTGGCGTTGGTTGAGTTCTCTGCTCATTTGTTTAAGCACCTGTTGGTAACAGGGTGAACCGGTGGAGGCAAACGTGAACGGATTAGGCCAACAACCGCAGAGTAAAATACTAATTAATACTGAAGTTTTTGCAATGTTTTCTGTGCCTTTTGATCATAGGCGTACTGGCGTCGCAATCTGGAACAGGGAGAGGGCCTTTCTCTTCCAAAGTGCTGCACAACTCATTCGCCATTCGCCGTACTGATCCTCACCCAAAAGAAAATGCATTGGAACCTTCCCGTGTCCTGCAAGTCGCAAGCTTTTCAGCAAGATGGTCAGATCCGGTGAAGGCAAAAGTTGAGGAGGTTTGCAGCTTCCTCAACTCTGTAGTGTATATTCTGACAGTCTGTTCCCCTCACATGAAGAATCATCTTAAAAAATCACCTCACAGGCAAAAGTTGAGGAGGTTTGCCGAACTGAACACCTCaaatttgagttgaattttgaCACCCAAGTTGAATTCCGAATTATATTTTAAGTATCTAAATTTTCTTCACGCTCGTGAGTAGGTGTCGGTGCTCTCACAGCTTCAGCTCGCACCACTGTACCAGGTCATTGTGAACGTTCCGGTGGCCCCGTCCATTTCTGCAGATCGAGAAACATGTGTCCGCCCAATCATCCCATCCATCGAACATTTCTCATTCTGTACTCAAACATTTTCTCCCGGCTCTTGCGTTTACGTTATCTGATCACCTTCGATGTATATATTGTTTAATGCATATGATGCGATCAATCTGTAATAAAATGACTGATCCTGAAACCAAAAGGAGCATTGACCTTCCAAATGGTGAGTGCCTGATGTGTACGTCTCACTGTTCTAGGCTGTTGTTTCTATTGGATCGGCTGAGCTCGATGATTGGTTCCCCTACTTAATTCAACAACTGGGAAATTCCGATCGGTTATACCCACTCAAACATCAAAGACGAAAAACAAAATTAGGGAGCtgtggagtggagtggagcTAGCACTGTGTGACCTGTGAAAGAACAGACGCCAAAAAAATCCTCCAAAAGTGAGAAAAAAGAATCATGGAAGATGAAACCTCGCTTTCAGAGGACCAGTGAGGTCATTACCCAGACATTCTACCCGATCCACTATATAGAACTGCAGCACATAAAGATGCAGCGCAGGTAGCTGTGCAGCAGCCTGCGTTGTACCAGATGATCGACTCAAAGGAAGCAGCTAGAATAAGTGGCGCTTTGTCCTGCTCCTGCATGTACTAGAGTTTGGCAATCTTAAATTCTCAATGCATGCTCCATAAGTTCCATCAACCAAGAGTCCAAGAAGGAAGCAGGATCCCGGAATATAGTACAGGAAGCTTTAGTAGCAAGGGACAGCCTGCAAAGCCGAGGGTCTTTGGATAAACTAACGAGCTAGGCTTCAGGAACACACTCAAATTCATGGAGCTTGCATCGATCCATGGTGCTAGCTAGCTGAAAAGTTCGATAGCTTAATAATAGATCATGCAATTGTGGTCCATGGTGCCATTGAAGTATCATCACGAAGAACGGGCGATCTTAACGCATGCACCATGTATAGGAAGCATCTCTTGAACTGTGCAAcacattgctgcattgaccttCAAAAAAACTAGTGAACTGCATGTACTTCAAGGACACGCTCGGATTGACCTTTAATCGATTCCCTAATGTTGGAACTGGCTTGAATAATCACAGGCCACACAGTGGTGGTCCATTGCGCCGTAAGTATCATGACGAACGCACGGGCGAGCCTGAACAATGCGGACGTGAACAAGCGAATGGCCGAATGCGATGGCATGGCACGGGCGCGGAGTGGGGTTGATGGAACCGTCAGGGGACTGATATGAGCGACATGGCCCAAACGTGCGCATCAATCAGGTCTGAACTGGAGCGGGTTTCATCAAGTCTGAACTAGAGCACCGGCGGCCAACCTGACATCACGATGCAGAGTTGTTTCGACCACTCGTGCCAGCGTGCCACCAATGCTCATGAAACAGACTGAACCTTTTCAGCGAGCCAGCTtttaggccctgtttggttTTACttcatctgtttttttttttactcagaAGTAGAGAGGTGAACCAATAGTCTGTttctgaaaatagtttttaagaAATAAAAGCTAGCAAAAACTATTATTATTACTAAAAGTTAGAAACTGGTTTGGATGAGCTTTTATAGTTTCTGAGGAACGATGTTATGAGatgtattacatatattatatatttcatttacatcaaaaatcaatttaaaaacagttttttatAAGAAACTTTTCCACATCAGCTTTTTAAAACAGATTTCGAAAAAACATCCGCCCAAGTAAACAGACCTATAAAGCACCATAACCATACTGGATGCAAGAGGTCCAGCTTATATATTTAGGGTCTAGGATCGTGAGTGCGTTTTGTTCAGTCGAAACAAACAAGCAGGTAACCAAACCCACTTTCAGGCCGCGCCCGGCCCATCGTCTTTCCATTTCCTAAGTTCGTAACGCATCTGCAAAAGCAAGCCTGGTTTGCCGGCCTAGAAGGCCTTTCAGAAAGACACAGGCCTGAGCCTTCAAGGCTGCTGAGCTCCAACTCACACCACGGCCCGTTTCTCGTTGCCCATGCGATCCGAGCGACACGACGGACTACACGCTCGCGCGCATACGCATCAGCCGCATATGCCGACGTCGCCGTGGTGCCGCCGCCGCATGCCACTCCCAGCCGCCATCCAACCTCACGCGGCCGCGCCCGTATCGTACCGTGTCACGCACCCCAGTTCCCGGCCGTTTTGAGCCCAGCGGCTTCCCCGTCCGGCACCGCGCACGCGCCATACAATTCCTCACCGCGGCCCGCTCGCCGCTCTCGCGCGTTTACCCGAAGCCGCCTTGGCCGCACGACCCGGCGCCCCTCTCCTGCTGCACCGGCACGGCTAATCGGCTGCTACTGCCTACTGCTCCAACTCCAAGGTTCGATCGAACCAGTCGCCCGGCCGCGTCCGTGCCGGTTGCTTGCTCGCCTGTTGCCTCCCCACACCGCGCGCGTGCCGTGCATCTCCCGCCCGCGGATCGCGTCACTGCGGTCCGGTAGCTAGCTACCAAGCATTGTTGGCGCGCTGCAGCCCTGCCCGCCGTTTCGCCGTGCCCTGGGGAGCAGAGCAGTTGCCATGCGTCCCGGGCTCCCGGCCGATAAAAAGTTTTAGGCTTTAAGTTGTTCAGAGTATCGATCAATCTGACTCTGCAGGTGGTAAAACGCGAAGGACGAATTGGAGCGAAGGAGAACAAAATGCAAGTTGCCAAGCTGCTCAAAGTGACATCAAACAGACTGATAGACTGACGAAATACAACCTTGATCGTATCACCTTGTACTAGCTAAAAAGAGAAGGCGTTCTCAGTTACACGACTATTGCTCGCGGGTTTGAACTTTCAGCACGAGTACAACCCACACGTGCACATCTCCATCCGCCGGCACAGGCTTAGCACCACCACCACACACGACACGGCGGCTACTGCTCGTACCTGTAGATGAAGTCGGAGTTGCCGACCATGGCGGTGAGCACCTGCGACACGAGGAAGCCGCTACCGGCGAGGATCACCACGATGAGCAGCGCCGTGACAGGGTTCTTGAGCAGCTCCACGATGGGCTGCAGCACCGTGTACGCCACCCCCGTGCTCACCGTCACCGCGTACAGCGCGTACCGCCGCATGTTGTCCCAGAACTCCTCCACCAGCGGGCCCTCCGGCCCCAGCGCCAGAGCGGGGCCCGCGCCGGCCGAGAGAGCGAGCGCCGCGGCCACGCCCGCCGTGATGCCGCCGATGAGCGCCCACGTCGGCAGCGCGCACGTCCTGCCGCCGTCGTCCACCGCCGCGGGGGTTAGCCGCAGCTGGTCATCCTCGAGCGCTGCGGCTGGCTCGATGCTTGCTTGGGGTGCTATGGCGTGGCGCCCTGCTGCTTGCTGTCGTGGAGTGGGTTCAGCGGAGGAGAGGCGGGCTCGGACGGCGGTGGTGAAGCCATGGCGGCGTCTGGGAGGGAGGCGAGGTAGGTGGAGGGCGCGGTGGAGGAGAGAGAGCTGGTTCATCTTGTGCCGGCCCGGCGCTTGGCCGGTGCTGGAGTGGTCTGGGATGTGGGGAAGCCGGAAGGGGTAGGGAGGAAGCTTGTGGTGTTGAATTGCTTTCGTGTTGCGCTTCTTCGTGATAGACCTCTGGATAGCATAGCCACTGCTCTCTGTCTTTTTTTTGTGTAAGGATAATAATAATCAAGCATGAACATAAACATTTATAGGTACCACGTTCTGACGTTCATTCGATTCCTATGGTTTCTTTGAATACAAAAGTGATATAAACATTACACAAAAACAATTCAATTCTTGTAGGATTCGAAAAATTAATCTCGATTTCTAGGCCTTTGCAATACAAAAACGGAACAGATGCTTTATGGAAATACCTCAATTTATATATGAACTGAAAAAAGATCTCAGAATTGTGCCTTCTTTGGAATATGGAAATCGCATAAAAGATTTACAGAAAGATTCCAATTCTTATAGTAACATGTACATATGCATCTATGGAGATTTATATATGACATAGAATATTCTTTTCAATACTTTAATCATAAAGTCATAGACTCACAAGTAAACCTCGTGTAGATAGACATATAATACACTTCTACGCCACATTTTTCACCACATATATATCTCATTGCTCATCACACAAACTAACCTGAGTACCCGTGCAATTGCGCGGCTACTCCTGATCACACTGAAcaaatgtaattttttataatgTGATATATGTGACTTTAATATTTAGCCCTATATTATATGGTATGGATTATTCATGTAATCTAACATTAATAAAAATTACAAGCTATTTTATGGTACACgattatatatatgtgatatggaCTCCGgttcttagaccatctccaaccatattctctttatttcgttcccttctcgattcctttttccgttcccattccctttattttctcttatcttcaacaaATTCTATTAAGGAAAATCGCGAtcggaaagaagagagaatcctgtcTTAGAGAGAATAAATTTGAAAATCCCTTTCTAACGGGAACCGTGAAGTAAAACTGTTAGAATGCTGAAGAAAACGAAAATTCTTTCTGACAGAAATCTATGCCGTGTAAAGAATCCCTAGGACTTAATCTTAGATCACTTAGGAGTccggttcttaaaaaaaagttggAAAAATTGTTACCTGCTCAACAATATCCGGTTGTGGAAAAGCTATGCGTACGACTGCCGTCCGACCAATTATCGCTACAGTACACCCGCGGGTACTGTAGCCGCGTGGTTTACCTGTGGAACGGCTACGTGTAGCAGCGTCCATCTGGTTGAGGACATCTCTCAACGGTGAACTCCAAAGCACTGCAGCTGTCTTTCAGCAATGCTATCCGCATTAGTACAGGAAGATTATTCTGAACACGCCTATAGAGCACTAAATATTTCCTGCTAAGAATCCTCGTCAGGCTATGCGAGAATTTTCGGTGTGAAGGACCTTCAATTTCATTTCCAATCAGCACAGCATTGGTGCTAGAATTGGTTATTATTTCCGAGTAAACATTACTGCTCCTACTTTTTTTAAGAATTGGAGGAAGCTAGTCCCTACAGATTATATATAgataatgataaaaaaataaaaaaaaaagagagaataaaaGAAACAGAGGGGATTATGGggggaggaagaaaaagaaaaaccaaaacaTTACAGCCAGGAGTCTATCCATTGAAGAATAGCGGGGGAGTACTTTTGTTTTGCCTTGTGAACCAACAAGGTGAATTAGTGGCAAAACTTCCTATTACATCCCAAAACAAAAGGGTCAATATCATTAAAGAACCAGTCATTTCGGGTTGACCAAATACTCCAGCTCATCAAGATGATGATCTCCATGAAGAAGGAAACATCTAGTTGGCTTTTCAAATGGAACCAAATTTGATCAGCGCAGATATTCTGAGGGATGGAGATGCCAATTAAAGCCCAGCAAGCTTTGGCAAAATTGCAGCTTAAAAAGAGATGAACTAAGGTTTCTTCCTATTGGGTGAGGCAAAGTTCACAAGTGTAGTTCTTTAAAggcattcttttttttctcaacagTCCCCTTGTGTTCAATCTATCTTTCAACAATagtcaaaagaaaattttgtgtTTTTTCTGGCAAGAGGATCTCCATAATCAATTGTAAGCAGGATGGGTTGGTGAATGCCCCATCAGAGTGTTGTAAGCTTGATTGGAGGAAAAGGCAGCAGAACCCTAAATGTAGGTCCAACAATCATGTGAGTCTGTCAATGTTAAATCATCAAGGCGCTTCTAAAGATTTTGAAACAGGATGCAAACTTGTCCAGAAAATAAGTGGACAAGTTTACTGAGTAGATGTATTTGAATCACGAATCAACTCACTGTAGCCGGATGGTTTTATCAGATTTACTGTCAAGATTCACAGTTCATTCATATACTTGGACCCTCAAGCTTCATGACTTACTTCAGGTCCAGTCTAAGAGTTCCATTTTCCAAATTATATCCAACTTGGAGTCAGCGGATAGTCTTACTAAGTTCTCTAGGAAAAAATGATCTTCATATAGTCCATTGGTTTCCAGTGAAATTTCATTTGCAGgcacttgatcctgatgaaatAGTACTTGAATTATAAGTTTCTCTATAGAAAACTCTGAATATAATTGGGTGTTCCACCATCTTTAGAATCTGATTTATGAACAAACGGAGGTGGACGCTGCTACTAATCAAAATTGGTTTAGCTGGATGTCCAACTGCAAACGCTGCAATTCCAGTGCAATGTCGGACCACTTCATTTTGATTTCCGATACTGCAAGTAATTAGCTCATCCACAACCACGTCCTTCCAGCGGGCGCTGAAGTGAGAACGCCTTCAAAGCTTTGCAAATGCATCTCACCCTTTGCATCATCTTGGCCACATTCTTCCTcgccacggccacggccaccACCACATGGTCCACGACTCCACATTATCCTCGTTTGGTCCATGGCATCATCGTTCATCACCACCTCTATTGTGATATTTTCCTTCCTAGTAGCAGCAGCCTGGATAGCAGGCTGTGTTGCACCTGCGCGCACATCTCTCCATGGTGGCGATCATCCTTGGCAGAACCACCTTCCgaacgtgtagaaattgaaatgtGGCCTCCCTTAGCAGGAGCGGTTGTTCTTGCCTTTCTCGGTGTCGAGGACGCTGAAGTTCTTGCCGAAAACGGAGTCTCTAGTGCTAGTGGCGAACTTGGGGTTGCAGGCCAAGGCGATCGCATTGACCCCCCGCACCATCGGCGATGGACTAACGGAGAGCTCCCTTCATGCGCGGGTCCCACCTGCTTGCGCCACGACATCCTGTTTGATCTCCTTGAGCCAGCCATCAGCCTAGACGGGCGTGTCGGACGTGCGCATGAGAACGGCACGTGCCTCGTCGTCGAGTCCGTGCATGGCAAGCCACCGGTGCGACTCCGGCACGGTGAGCACGCCGACCACGAGGAGCACCTGCGGCACAACGCCCAAGACGAACATGAAGCTCCAGCTGAGGCGTAGCTACACGCCAGCGAGGGCGTA from Phragmites australis chromosome 14, lpPhrAust1.1, whole genome shotgun sequence includes these protein-coding regions:
- the LOC133889915 gene encoding heavy metal-associated isoprenylated plant protein 6-like, with translation MADKISTIVLKVDLECERCYKKIRRVLCKIQDKLGIKTISFDEKSNAVKISGPFDAEKVCKKLCCKAGWIIKEMNIKGKEESKDKDGGDKPKAAKPAEKDAGKPEKVKDAKPDKEAAKAGKKEAKVDKEAKPDKEKTNKDAKPEKKVKFELDDAAPASTAKPGKAMPMPAGMSKADLAPLLEKMMASKAGPEPPRGEPIMPPMMMVPPVPASQGVAVPSIWPAPAGSVSGYSYNAGYEPSSYYGGGYGCGCGGYQYCRCSKPAAPGGYYGVPVYDNQGWHYGGGQQPYYHQQQQQPCCEDPNAGCSVM
- the LOC133891592 gene encoding uncharacterized protein LOC133891592: MNQLSLLHRALHLPRLPPRRRHGFTTAVRARLSSAEPTPRQQAAGRHAIAPQASIEPAAALEDDQLRLTPAAVDDGGRTCALPTWALIGGITAGVAAALALSAGAGPALALGPEGPLVEEFWDNMRRYALYAVTVSTGVAYTVLQPIVELLKNPVTALLIVVILAGSGFLVSQVLTAMVGNSDFIYRYEQ